The genomic stretch TTTGGGGACAAGTATTTGGGAAGGGATTGAAGTTTACTTGTGTTGGTAACTGCTGTTTCCTCCTTGAAGCCCACAAGATGTCAGGATTCAGGCACTGACTGTTCTGCTTCAGCCAATGGACTGTATTTTGAGAGCAGCCTCCCAGCCTCTGGAATGTGCAGGTACAGTTGTGACAGAAAAATTAGAGGCCATTCTGCTTGCCAGTATTTTAAATGTCTGGTGCAGCCAAAACTGGAGGAAAAAGAGTAGGAGAAGTCAAGGACAGTAGCAGTGTTTGTGTTAATCCTACTGCCAGTTGCATTTGAATACATGTTTACACTACATCAGCTGAATATCTTAGTTAGCTTTAAAAATCACAGACTTTTCTATTCATTGACAACCTGAgctcttccctttttttgtcCTCTAGGTTTGCTGGATGAATCTGTCAGTGATCCTGCCACTGTTGAAAGTCTTCTGTCCTCCAAGACATCCTGTGCTGGTCTCCTGTGTCAGACCCTCACCCacctggagaagctgctgtcTCTGGTAACattcagaaagggaaaaaaagaacctAGGAGTCAAAGTGGTCCTTGAAATTCAGTGTTAAGATGGTTGCAAACTTTTTCAGTAGAGCATAGCAGAATGTGGAGAGGAGTTGGCAGTGAGGGTTTCCATATTTTAAGGAAATTTAGCGCAGTAGGCTCTAAACAAGAGAACAAAGATACTGAGACTCTTAAAGAGGGACTGAACTTAAGTTTTAAATTTGTCTTGGTGAGCTTTGTTACCATGCCTTACTTGTATTGCAATTATTCATCCTGGGAAACACAAATTGAGCTGCTTTCCCAAGCAGTCAGAAGAATCTCTTTCCATCTCTGCAGCAGTTCTTGGAAGAGAGGAAGATCATTTATTTGTAGTTATTGACATTGTGGTATCTTAAGAACCCACTAGAAGTTCAATTTTTGCTGCCTTCTGACCTAAAACTGCTCTATATTGAGACTGTTGCTGGAaactcttttcttctcttttctttctcaccCATTAGAAACATTTAAGAGTGGATTTGCCCTGTGTGTCCTTGCTGCACTCTCTCATGACAATATTACAATTCTGCAATGGCTTCCTGAGCCCAGCTTCTCCTCTGGGAAGCACAATCAGCCGGAATCTGATCAACTGCTTCAGAGTGCAAAAGTCAGCCCTTGATGTCATTGCAGCActctcagagaaaaaaggtGAGTTCATCTTTGCTTCCTTATCCGAAACAATTTTACAATTCTGTGTCTTTGTGTATTTCAGCAGGGATTTGGCTGCTCCATCTCTCAGTATTGGccctttgggtttgttttctctgtttcagaGTGTGACACTCTCATAGGAAATCTGTTTGATGTCCTCCTGGCATATCTGCAGAGTCCAAACACCAGCCCTACTGTGAGTACAGAACTAGGGAGAGATCCAGGTCTATCAGTGTGCCCCAGTGGGGTGTAATTCCCATAAAGGGTCTGACTGCAGGTGTTTCTTAGCACACTTTGTATTAGAATATGTAGGACACTTGTCTTGTCCTGGGTGGCTTGCAGAAAATATCTAAAATTGTAATGAGCAAGTAAATGACCAGTTCATTGAGGGTTCTTGAGAAGACAGGAGCCATCATGTCTAAGAGTAGCACTGACATACTCAGCTTGACATGGTCATGAAGTATTGAATGCTTTTGATCAAggggatttgtttttttcttggtttagTTTTAATGACTCTGGTGGCAACTGCAAACCCAAAGCTGGAGGTATAGAACTTCATAACACTAAGCTGAACACAGGGATTTTCTAGGTGTTTGTTAGAAATTGTATTTAAGCACCATTTTTTTTGTGGCTGGCTTCTTAGTAAGGAGGCATATGCACTTTTTATTCTGATAATTTCTCTGTAAGTTTGAggctaaaattaattttacctTTAAAGGCATAAAGACAGCACTGCATCCTCCTGTAGTAAAGTCAATCTGCTTTACATTGCTTCAGGTTCTAAAGAAAACCTTTCAAGCTACATCCAAGTGGTTGGtgcacctgcaggagctgtccTCCTCCAACAGCCAGGGGCCACAAACTGAGAAGATTTTGGAAGGTAATGAAGCTGTTCCAGCTGGGACAAACAGCAGCTAGTGGCACACATGAAATCTGCTCCTGCCTACCTTTCCTGCTCAAAGCACTGGACTCACTTGTTCACAATTATGTTGAATTTAAGTTTAGCTGCGAAGTTCAGCTTTGCAGAGCTCTGGAAGaagcacccagcagcagcaaaagggaTTGTATGAGATGAAATGATGTAGAGCATGTACAGTGAGTGTTTCAGTAAGGTTTGTTACCTTTCACATTCATTCAGATTTGCCACTTGCCTTTTACAGAtgtgctggtggtgctgcagAAACGTTTGTGCAGTCCTTGCTGGGAAGTCAGAGATTCTTCCCTGGAGTTCCTCACTTCCATGGTTAAGTGCTTGAGAGGTAGGTGCAAAGCTTTACCAGTTCAGATTTGAGGAGTATTTCCTACAATGGTGTGAAAGTCAGGCTGGTGAAGCATCTTCTGACCTGTAACTGGAGGgctgagaaaagaaagaagtcaAGAGTTCTACTCTTAGATCATGATCAAAATCTgacaaaaatattaatatactTACCCTGCTTTTTTCTCTTGAGCTCAGGTTGCTGTACCTGCCTTAATGGCAGTTTTGAGTTAAACTGAGGTGTTGAGATTTGTCTGTCAAGGCAGGTGACAGTGCTTAATGGCAGATAATACTTTCTGGTTTTCAGTTTGCTCTGCACTGGAGTCTGGTTTCTTTTAACAGGCTAGGGGCTGGCCTTTAGGAGGCTAAAAGCCTAGACCTGCTTTATATGCTTGGGATTAATTACTGATTTTCTGCTTTACTGATAGCCAGGCCTTGCAGCGGGTAGCACTGAGGCAAAGCTGATTTTCctacagcagctctgcaatgTTGGAAGCAAGGGGAATGTTATCAACTGCTGTTGTCCCCAGGTCACAAAGGAAGTATCCAACAtgctcagctgcattagcactttaccctgcagcccctctcagTGCTGCAGTTACTTTGTTTTCTCTGCCATATGCCTGACAACAGGAAAGGGAGACTTTTTTGTCTTCCTTTAAGCAAAGGCATAAATTTGATGAGGCTGGAACCATGTCCCCGCTTGCCTGCAGAAAGTTTTTTCTTGCTGTTAAAACAACTCTAAGTGCAATTTTCCAAGTTCCAATGTCTGTCAGGGCTTGACTaaaagctgctgggagagggggaGCCTTACACAGAACATCTGCctggtcctgcagcagctcctgtccctggcagctgtccctgcagggagcagccatCCTTGTGCAAGGCAAAGGGCCGTTTGCATTGGAAACAGCTTCGTGCTCAGAGGGAATAAAATCCCACTTCTTTGGATTGCTGTCTTGTTTACAGACCAGAAGGAGTTCAGGCAGTGTCTCCTGTCCTCTGAGGTGCTGAGGCTGACAGAAAACCTGCTGGAGGACCCAGAGAGCTACGTGCGAGCGAGCGCCGTGACTGCCGTGGGACACCTGGCCCCCATTGCTTGCTTTGCTCCAGCCTCACCTGTCACAGGCAGTCAGTGTAACAGAGAGGTAGGATAACCTTTTCTGCATGAGCAATTCCCATCAGTTTACTGCTGTACTGCTTATAATTTTCTTCCCAAGTTATCTGCTGATGCAGGCAGGTTGCACAGCCAGTAATGTGAAGATTTTTCACCTCtgctgtttttgtttctttgtgtgCTCCTCCTCTCACTGTGCtttctcttttgtctttttgCATCCAGAGCATCGTAGCAAAGCTTCAGGAAATCTTGTCAACAGACTCAGAGGGCTTTCCTAGGAGGGCTGTGATCAGCATCTTCACCAAGTGGCTGAGAGAAGGCTGCACAGGTCAGCTGGAAGATACAGAGCACTTTGTCTCTAGAGTCATCCAGACTGTGGAGCATGACTTAGACTGGGAAGTCAGACTCGGTGGTTTGGAGCTGGTTGAAGTTTTTTGTAGCCAGACCATTTGCCAGCTCTCCCAGTGTCCCTATGCTCCTGTCACCTCTGCAGTCTCCAGTTCCACCCCtcagaaggagctgctgcaggtgttcTGTCGAGCAaagctgtttgggtttttgtttggctCTTTGTGTGACTGTGACAAACCCGTGGGGCAGAGAGCCTGTGATGTGCTGGTTGGCCTGAGAGGCCATTTCTACCCCATGAGTACTTTGGAGAATCCACAGGAGATTGAAGATTCACCTGCAGGACGTGGCATTGCCTGGCTACAGAGGACACTAAGACAGGGTTCTCTGGCTCAGAACTTCCCCGTGGATGGTGATGTTGGGGTGGATTTCCAAGATCCAGAGAGCATGATGTTAGCTTTGGGTGCAATAGACTTGCTGGAGCTGCATGATGAGCTAAATAAAAGTAGTGACCATGTGGAGGAAAGCCCTCAGTCCCTCCTACAGGACATCCTTGCTGCTGTGGGGACCATAGAGGATAATGAAGTTGACTGTTATTGAACACAGCCTTTGCTCTGAGGGAGCAGTGCTCAAGTAGTTTTCTTCTGGAGGAGAAGGATGGTTTTGTTATCTGTTAAATGGGATAGAAAATCTTTGCTTTAATACtgatgaatatttttttgttaagtGTCATTTCCAATAAactgttgtttctttttcaaagtaaaaacatTAAGAATGacatttgttctttttttttaagttattgTCTTTTAAGAAAGCACCAGACCATGCCTACATAaggaagcatttaaaaaaaccaaaagagtGACTGAAAACAAACTGTTGCAGGCTCTTTTTAGAGCCAGAGTAGCTACAACTGATGGAGACTGGTTTAAGGGACACTTGTTTTGACCTTTCAGTATTTATTCTATAAACAGAGCTCTCAGCTTCCCTTGTGCATTTTGAGGTCTAGAGCAGAAAGTGGCATTTAAAGAGTCAGAAGCTGATCATCCTTGGCATTACAAATTTTCTCC from Ammospiza caudacuta isolate bAmmCau1 chromosome 17, bAmmCau1.pri, whole genome shotgun sequence encodes the following:
- the BRAT1 gene encoding BRCA1-associated ATM activator 1; amino-acid sequence: MCDPQSRFVARARRRFAMTRECAVLLPGVCAALADPRQPGLDDTCLEKLLDWFRSLTWFDPTVELVQDNPCLTELLSSVLALPDPSPGILSFTLQLAGILASSESRFQHLQQEKLLGRLFGPEGPRGGAAWEDASVRSAWLKGVHSMLHHLPALHCLCSTGGMDVIFTLQGDPSLFVASAASQLLVHLLTFSVESETSKALSAKDCDWPGCAQMIVEHIKESLQSSSAPHIEQSLKLLSSLFGSCFGSCYAAWTEILWLDIAKQIESFLLEEAVQAQPLLASLLLNVARSPAFCGTEGSFWALVTSALEHLTPVQAGLLAVGLLKLCKCPQDVRIQALTVLLQPMDCILRAASQPLECAGLLDESVSDPATVESLLSSKTSCAGLLCQTLTHLEKLLSLKHLRVDLPCVSLLHSLMTILQFCNGFLSPASPLGSTISRNLINCFRVQKSALDVIAALSEKKECDTLIGNLFDVLLAYLQSPNTSPTVLKKTFQATSKWLVHLQELSSSNSQGPQTEKILEDVLVVLQKRLCSPCWEVRDSSLEFLTSMVKCLRDQKEFRQCLLSSEVLRLTENLLEDPESYVRASAVTAVGHLAPIACFAPASPVTGSQCNRESIVAKLQEILSTDSEGFPRRAVISIFTKWLREGCTGQLEDTEHFVSRVIQTVEHDLDWEVRLGGLELVEVFCSQTICQLSQCPYAPVTSAVSSSTPQKELLQVFCRAKLFGFLFGSLCDCDKPVGQRACDVLVGLRGHFYPMSTLENPQEIEDSPAGRGIAWLQRTLRQGSLAQNFPVDGDVGVDFQDPESMMLALGAIDLLELHDELNKSSDHVEESPQSLLQDILAAVGTIEDNEVDCY